The Aedes albopictus strain Foshan chromosome 2, AalbF5, whole genome shotgun sequence region tatgcagaagcATGTGTTCGGTTGGTGGCCGGTCGACGAAAGAATATGCAACAATGTCCGGTACCGACAATCTAGGGCAGAATCTAGAGTAACTAAAGCAATCGGATGTCTCTTCAGCATACGTGCAACCGTGCAGGAGCTGGAGTCAGCGtttccagacgagggcgagctcgttaTAACATCTTTAAAGGACGGCTGAAGTACTGTAATAGCAGGCATTAGCGACACAGCACAATCGGATACGTGGTACGAAGTCAacggaatgaatggttcgacAAGGAGTTTTGGAGGAGACCAACGCAGCAAGGGCGGTTATGCTGCATAAAGGAATCCGGCATAGCGTAGAATGTTGCGAACATAAGCGGAAACAGCCATCTCACATCTTTCGGGAGAAGAAATGCCGTCTGGAAGCAGCGGAGTGCGACGAAATGTAACTGATGTGCAGaatcacggaagttctaccagaatctcaacgcatcccgcaacggttttGGGCCAAGTGCCAAAATTTGCATGGATAAAGATGGTAGCCTCTTGACGTATGGACgtaaggtgattgaaaggtggaagctgcCAAGGAAGCTGCACTTCTATGAGCACTTGAATGGCGTGAAAAACTGGCATGGAAAACCAAGCCAACGAAGGAAACaactaacttgatgattttgtggctatatcggtctctttctactcataagtataagggagtagagatcaaagtggataatgaaatgatagatatgatagaattcgctaggtagcgaaacaagtgtgaaaatttcacacttgttcgctacctagcgaattctatcatatctatcatttcattatccactttgatctctactcccttatacttatgagtagaaagagaccgatatagccacaaaatcatcaagttaattatagaatacggtcgataaatcagtacatgaagGAAACAgctaaagcccagtttcgtgttcgaaaaaaatcgctcaaaaaacttcttgagcaaaaaagtatgtttttccatacaaaatcccatataaattgcatttgcaatgcgcaaaatgtagacgcaaccgatcgtgctcaaattttgcacagatactcaggacccgaaatgaaACCAAAACAGCTGtaatctgagaaaacggttccgatgacccacgctagtgtATACCGACGCGAAGTGCACACTGTTATAtcgtgtaccgtaaaccggggtcaaattaatcagcggggtgaaattgatcattcgggtactacattgtaattccatactagaaactcttaagcgtcgtaatgatcttaaacttttacgttatctggttcgtagatgtctagagatgagtgtagaattttatttttttagaaaacagttagttttgccttattttttttaggaatttgcaatgtgttACTCATTTATCtaaaatcatggctactaaacaatcgattgctaatatgacttcccgtaaattctctgttttaacatttttgtgaagccttggttggaaagttatgtagctaataagaacatgaaatagttaaaaaaaatgttcattttatgttgaaatagtcatttattgtgacagaaatcacttatttcaaatgaaattgcctacctgtaggcgtttaaggggaaatttcaaaacttaattttgcatttaaagtaataaattcactagttgtaagattttaaacgcgttattcagtTTTAGAAGGGCAAAATTAAGTTGACAAGGACATTTTCCTTTCCaaacgatgcttaattgtatactgatcaatttcgccccaaagtggcatttccaatttaatgatattaggagttatttaacttaaagtttaaatttgttgaacaaaattctgtcacatggttccatggagatccactgggtactggttttacagaattttttttggcaatatttgaattggcactgatgttatccacaaaagttgttttaaagtgatcaatttgaccccggattacggtactcgtgTCTCCTGGGCCACCTCAAGTACGTCGACCAGCATCAGACGAGAGAATGAACGTCCCAGAGGGCGAGAAGTGTTCCTGGCCGAAAGTCATTGGTCGCCGCCACCAGGTGATGTAAAGTGCGAAAATAAAACGTtaacccacagacaaacagacgtaacactccgataatttccatcgtacttcgatttaacgatctttttcaaaatttgatagttggccaactacccacctgtggcgctcacatcgtttttgttcgagtttgacgtttgctcactaccgccacctagttgatggtcggccaaacttagtcattttagcattgggcgaatatgtttccgtgactatgatttgaatcgaaaaatgttcgaagtgttacgtctgtttgtctgtggttaaccCTTCTCATTCCTCTCTGTAAATATTAAAATAATCTAACCTGTGAATTAAATTATGAGTTTTTTTAGAGTGTAATTATTAGCACGCAAATCCCTTTTTTTCCATCTCTGGTTGTGTCGGAATTGAATTCGcggaatcaaatcatagtcagggatagggtgcgactcaaaactctttgcgtgccgcacactctgctacgagacagcacaacaaactagaaggagacgagtacgcgcaatcggttgtgtgttgctcgcttactttgccgcgcgctggagctctcctgtctctcacgctctgtcgtatgcactctctcggtgcttgtctccgtgcttggcacttggcttgatactacgcacgattggaaaaatttcgaatcaaacgacccatcacttgtcaacccttgacaagcttaacaactttgccaaaaacacaaactcttcaattaatttattaattgattttttctgtttggagacaagcgcagtcccaagtaccgtgcattactccctgcgccgtagagctagtgctgcgattgtctctcgcacaattatgaaagctctcactcatacgtctcttgtctctcggcaaaacgggagacgagcacttgcgattgtgtgaagcacacgtttttttcgcaccgcacggtgcatgccgccaatccctgatcatagtcacgaaaacatgttcgcccaatgctaaaagaactAAGTTtgaccgaccatcaactaggtggcggtagtgtgcaaacgtcaaactcgagcaaaaacgatgcgagcaccaCGGGTGGTCAGTAGTAcaccgtttatatggaaaaatatataaaatggaaactcctgtatactttttgggtACCATTTTGGTCCatattaactgtgcaaaatttcagatcgatcgaagaaattatattttagcgcccgccattctaagttttccatacgatttactatggggaaaatttgcttcttcaaagaaaaatcgcttgaggtcacccattgattcctaaaaataagtcgttgaatgatttctgtagataacttcacgaggaatcagacctctaaagaacgcaaagcgatgcgacattcgtggaaaaagttattaagggcggacgggacggtcgaggaaatatccgccattgctctgtttcttctaagatggtaatctcagattctacttcatataatgggacaaaaatctatcattgtgtatgctcacttgcagtgcatatgctgattgtttttcagcctcatctgtgcgatagaaatcgagattaccatcttcaaaatcgcgaggcaaattgttagaaagagagggaagataggaaaaataacacagcgtcccgattcaccttaagccttacccgatccataaaatgacgagattttattatttattgttattcccttacatgttaaacaacgtttgcatgccattcggttttcagtcaataactttttccacatgccttagatcgctttgcggtcttcggaggatttattcctcgtaaaatttccaacagaaatcattcatcgatatatttttaggggttgagAGGCAACCGGTggagatttttctttgaaaaagtgattttccccatagtaaatcatatgaaaacttaaaacggctggcgctaaaatatagtttctccgatcgagctgaaattttgcacagttgatatggggccaaaatggaactcaaaaagtgtacaggagtaaaatgtctttttgtgtcccacgctagtggtcagttggccaactatcaaattttaaaatagaccgttaaatcggagTACGAAGCGAAATAtcatagtgttacgtctgtttatctgtgaagCAAGTGTGGGAAGTGAGTTCAATTAGAAACGATTCTCCCGGATATACCCTGAGAGAGACAGCTTAAATGCAAATAGTTCTCTAATTGTTCCTGTACATAATTTATAGTGTATTAAATGAATTAGCTTTTCTCTTTTCCCTATTATAGTTTTTTTACTCTTTCCTTTGAATTCCATTAAATATGCtagttaaggtggcccacacttatatgaaaaacaaaatttttgaaaaatgccaagactcccagaagctacgttcaaaatttgagcaaaatcgatgaagactaagagggcgctcaaagtgcttgaagtttgtatggaaaaacagccAAATGTAAGCaggaattttaagttttcgatttttcccgcttggtggcgctgtaagcgcttatagataaaaccctttggtattattgtaggtgactatataccatacaactttgtcaaagaccgcaaagtgatacggACGCCTgttgaaaaagttataccctaggtaaagtgaggtgagaaaaacaacatatttttccagtacatgtaggggtaggcggggcataatgagcagcttaagcattttgccaccaaatccagtaaattaagtacaatcaatgtgtaattttaacgttcaatcctcaattgaaccttaactgacaaaagctaatcgttgaaattccgaataaagttatatatgttatagaattttatgtttttaaaaacgtataaaatcgcgagttgcgttttgggggtggggcataatgagcaccctagttttgtacacaatcaaatgctaattgactatacttgtcaatgataaagcataccggcaacaatcaatgagaatttgaagggattacggggtttaatttgtagggaactgtgaaAATCCAATaagtcttctattgaggaatttttaaacggagATAATATACAGAacagatactgaaattttaaagctaataaattgaaagttacagacaaaaccttactggtcatgggtttgattcccagccccggctcttgcaatttttcgtcagttgctcttcccctgagagcggctgacactgaccctcttctgagccccgtggctcaaacggacacggatacctggatatcggtgaactgctactcataatggacccccaatcggactggaaaggaacaacggccatccatcatccttgtgctcaccattctaccatgtatagagtagcaaaatgaaagcagcagaaaggcaaccagttcgataaagtggaatagaatatacatctaggcgctgtacacaatgtaagtgcagctgtcaaatgaaatcgctcacgtagtgccctagtggacaatagagctgtaaattaggttaagtgattaagaataaaaaaaaaactttactatatgcatcaaaacagacaaaaaccaaaattaaaatttgattattgaagatgtttatcattttcattatttttacactagttgctcattctgccccaccctactaccaactctttgaagcatatttttttcaacaaaataattatacaaatagttgaaaagtgttacatatacatttcattggcctagggaacatcaagaaaatcgatagatgcccactaagttgtgatttcgatacccaaaaccttattttaggtcacctgattcttataatattttcccagtacatgaccactttacgcattttgaataattttccaaggtaaacggattttttgactaatgttttgtcatcaactcatatGATTTTAGATAATaaagctacaatcaagcaatttgttttgttaatttaaagatttacagtgaaaatacaaggtgctcattatgccccacctgctcattatgccccgcctacccctaataaggaattatatcaataatgaaatctcaatatttCGGCTCACTTTGCCTTGGGTTTAACATTTTTCACAGGCTtcggattactttgcggtcttcgacaaagttgtttggtacatagtcacctacaataataccaaagggttttatcattaagcgcttacagcaccacctagcgggAAAAACCAAAAACttaaaattcctgcatacatttggctacgttttcccatacaaacttcaattagacgtgacaaatatttggccaaacaagcccaacaaatgaccaacacaacatgAAGCATGGCAACCtcggcactgcactgttttgattttgtatgggattttgacgtttcttggccttgttgtttacaaaatttctagaagagtgaAACAGAAGGAGAGAACTTCGTGCAGTGCggactacaatggcaaatatttgtattgTGTTTTTCGTCCAACGAATGATCTGTGCTCGAATCTGCGTAGAGCACAGATCATTCGTTCTAGCAGATAACTCCATTACCTTATCTATTTATCTTTGTCTGGTATCCtgataagggggcatccatttagtacgtcacgctaaaaacggaaattttcaaccccccctccccccttcgtacgggtttttcctatacttaatacattgcttgtcacacttttcagaactccccctcccccctctaagcgtgacgtactttatggatgccccctaagacGTCCTAGGGTTAGGATCTAGCCTAGGATAAGACCATTGAGCGCGCCAATGAACTCTAGGCTTTTTCcagtcaggcttattctgcgcggcgtgtgaggtgagacggacggtttcacgtgacgtgagacgactaatgtaaatcaaatggggcgagtcgacttttgtcacctcattcgactcgtctcacctcacacgccgcgcagaataagcctgagtgACTTCATGGATCACTGAAGCCTCACGGTGTACTCGAGGGGCACGTGGGGCAAGCAGAAGGTCTGCAAGTGGCTGCATCTGACGACATCAGACTTTTCAATCAGGGAATGGAAAGATTTTTATagcaataaagaaaaaaaaaaaacaattgaattttatttcatcatttattttccaattgagttgaaTCTAATGGTACAGTTTTGCCGGTTGATGGAAGCCTTCAAAGTGTGATAAATCGCATTGTAAATTCCTGGCCAGATTTTTCTGAAATGAAAAGATTTTGTTTTACAAGATTTACCTATTAGTGGAAGAATGTGTTACCTGTAAATGCATCAGCACTTTCTAGGTGGGCAAATTGGTCCCGGAGTTGGAGGACAGCATGCATTGTTGAAGAACGTTGTTCCCGTGGACATGCAGCAGTACTCCTTGGCGGGCGGAACCGGCACAATCTGGGGCTTCGGTTGACAAACCATCGTAGTACAGTACTCCTTCGGTTCTACAATGAGTCGCTGCGTACAAACGACCTTGGGATCCGGCACCGTCCGGCTGTAGTAGATCACTTTCGGTTCGGGGACAATCCGTTTCTTGAAGATCACGCACGGTTCCACGATGGTCTTCGGTTGGTAGATGAGTTTGGGTTCAACTATGGCCTTGGTCTGCGGCAGGACGTGCTTGTCGATGACGGTCCGGGTGCAGTTGATGACTTTCTTCTGGGACACCAGTCGTGGGGGCTGTTGAACCGTTATGAACCGTGGACCACAGGTAGGCGGAGGGCAACCGGTTGGACATTGGGGCATGCACGCCAGTTGACCGGCACTGAAGCTGCGAGGTTCGCAACAAGGATCGCATGGGCCGCAGGGAGGCTTTGGTAAGGGAAAAAGCAGAATGTAATGCTAGAAGTAGAAGAACAGTGAAAAACTTACACAAGGTCCACATGGGCCACAGGGACCACAAGGACCACAAGGTCCACAAATTGGTCCACAGCATGGGTCACACATTCTTGTTAATTTCTTTCTCCTGGTGTTCAGAACTTCTTCAGTTGCTTCAGCGGATTTTTTTACTGGTGATCTTGATATCTTAAATTTTTTAGTTTTGTTCACTTGAATTTTGCGTCTGCTCTCTTCCGAATCTGAACGTTGAATGACACGGGGAAAAAAATTAGCGTTGTTGATAGAAAAAGTAATTTTCTCCTTGGTAACGCCTGATAGTCCTAGGAAACCAGGAAACCTATCAATTTCTGACACCGCTTGCTGTttttaaaattagaaaaaaatcactttCATTCATTTTGTCATTTCGATcagtagtttttgttttcaaaacaAAGTTTGTCAAAAATGTTTCGACTTATTCGAAACGTAAGCGCAACTTCTACCaaaatctcaagaaatttttgCTCTGATCCTCAAGTATATGTTCTTCAGGTAAAATGTTTCCATGTTCAATACGCTAAATGCTAACTAATTTGAACAATTTTAGAATATGTATGCTTCCAAACCATCGATTCGCAACCAAGTAAAGACAGAGAACTTTAAATCATATGAAAACCTAGGAAAAGTAAAGAAATTCATTTTTCGCGAGCAATACCCCAACGAAATGGTAAGATTCTGATTTGTGTTCTGAAAACTGCATTTTGTAAAACGTCAATTCATCTCAGGGCTTGGGTCCCATTCCGACTATTGATGAAGGTGCTAAATTTGGGGAGTACAAGAACCCAGAATACTATTCGTACCACAACTATTCGTATTACGACTTTGAATTGGGCATCCAGTGCATGCATCTTCCCCAACCTTGCGCAGTGGGTGAGAACGATCTGTTGACAATGGTGCGGAAAACCTGTGTTGGTGAAGTCGAAGACCACTCGGGCCGTTGTTGTCCACCGCCAAGGTGCTCCGTGGAGTGCATGAAAGAAACCAATTCCGACGAAGTTGATGACACggaacccgagcaaaggcggataagaaaatgataacaagttctgttacctggttatcattcgtttgataattgagtttgttatcatttaggttgaattaagagccaacataacaaaaatgataactcatatttacttctcgaataccaaaatgataagaagttaagttatcattgagttcaagttgataactaattgtgttatacaatattttgttcaccaTTTCAtctagttatcaacatgaaaaaatacatttgactgataactggttttgttatcaattagttatcatttagagctattttatcgaccaaagtagtaaaaatctactttaccgacatcgtcacctattgaaaaaagtttc contains the following coding sequences:
- the LOC109424249 gene encoding DBF4-type zinc finger-containing protein 2 homolog, with product MCDPCCGPICGPCGPCGPCGPCGPCPPCGPCDPCCEPRSFSAGQLACMPQCPTGCPPPTCGPRFITVQQPPRLVSQKKVINCTRTVIDKHVLPQTKAIVEPKLIYQPKTIVEPCVIFKKRIVPEPKVIYYSRTVPDPKVVCTQRLIVEPKEYCTTMVCQPKPQIVPVPPAKEYCCMSTGTTFFNNACCPPTPGPICPPRKC